Proteins encoded together in one Papio anubis isolate 15944 chromosome 3, Panubis1.0, whole genome shotgun sequence window:
- the HS3ST1 gene encoding heparan sulfate glucosamine 3-O-sulfotransferase 1, producing MAALLLGAVLLVAQPQLVPSRPAELGQQELLRKAGTLQDDVRDGAAPNGSAQQLPQTIIIGVRKGGTRALLEMLSLHPDVAAAENEVHFFDWEEHYGHGLGWYLSQMPFSWPHQLTVEKTPAYFTSPKVPERVHSMNPSIRLLLILRDPSERVLSDYTQVFYNHMQKRKPYPSIEEFLVRDGRLNVDYKALNRSLYHVHMQNWLRFFPLRHIHIVDGDRLIRDPFPEIQKVERFLKLSPQINASNFYFNKTKGFYCLRDSGRDRCLHESKGRAHPQVDPKLLNKLHEYFHEPNKKFFELVGRTFDWH from the coding sequence ATGGCCGCGCTGCTCCTGGGCGCGGTGCTGCTGGTGGCCCAGCCCCAGCTAGTGCCTTCCCGCCCCGCCGAGCTGGGCCAGCAGGAGCTTCTGCGGAAAGCGGGGACCCTCCAGGATGACGTCCGCGATGGCGCGGCCCCGAACGGCTCTGCCCAGCAGCTGCCGCAGACCATCATCATCGGCGTGCGCAAGGGCGGCACGCGCGCGCTGCTGGAGATGCTCAGCCTGCACCCCGATGTGGCGGCCGCGGAGAACGAGGTCCACTTCTTCGACTGGGAGGAGCACTACGGCCATGGTCTGGGCTGGTACCTCAGCCAGATGCCTTTCTCCTGGCCACACCAGCTCACGGTGGAAAAGACCCCCGCGTACTTCACGTCGCCCAAAGTGCCTGAGCGAGTGCACAGCATGAACCCATCCATCCGGCTGCTGCTCATCCTGCGAGACCCGTCGGAGCGCGTGCTATCTGACTACACCCAAGTGTTCTACAACCACATGCAGAAGCGCAAGCCCTACCCGTCCATCGAGGAGTTCCTGGTGCGCGACGGCCGGCTCAACGTGGACTACAAGGCCCTCAACCGCAGCCTCTACCACGTGCACATGCAGAACTGGCTGCGCTTCTTCCCGCTGCGCCACATCCACATTGTGGACGGCGACCGCCTCATCAGGGATCCTTTCCCCGAGATCCAAAAGGTCGAGAGGTTCCTGAAGCTGTCGCCGCAGATCAATGCCTCGAACTTCTACTTTAACAAAACCAAGGGCTTTTACTGCCTGCGGGACAGCGGCCGGGACCGCTGCTTACATGAGTCCAAAGGCCGGGCGCACCCCCAAGTAGATCCCAAACTACTCAATAAACTGCACGAATATTTTCATGAGCCAAATAAGAAATTCTTCGAGCTTGTTGGCAGAACATTTGACTGGCACTGA